From Pseudomonas sp. B21-028, one genomic window encodes:
- a CDS encoding IS110 family transposase: MISWVGIDISKSNLVVWVRPQNQGYEVPNTLEGFAQLVEQLSQYTIGRVLLEATGGYERKVMAALQEAGFNVLRINPRRARAFAVAMGKNAKTDPIDAAVLADFAEALHASHEKPISPEREALRELIQLREHFVQQRDDNKRRLQQAQLPAVIEVIKDHIRYLQIQIKQFGKAINQSMRKLDAEKADRLTSVKGIGTVATASLLVYLPELGELDRREIAALAGIAPYNDDSGNHSGKRQIYGGRARVRRALYMSCWVVIRYHADFKARYEALRERGKSAKVALIACMRILLIRLNAMLRDGTEWR; encoded by the coding sequence ATGATTTCCTGGGTCGGTATCGATATATCCAAATCAAATCTCGTCGTTTGGGTTCGACCACAGAACCAAGGCTATGAGGTCCCCAATACGCTTGAGGGCTTTGCACAACTGGTCGAACAGCTAAGCCAGTACACGATTGGCCGGGTGTTACTGGAAGCCACGGGCGGCTATGAACGAAAGGTTATGGCAGCACTGCAGGAGGCAGGTTTCAATGTGCTCAGGATCAACCCTCGCCGGGCTAGAGCCTTCGCTGTAGCAATGGGCAAGAATGCCAAGACCGACCCCATCGATGCGGCTGTTCTTGCCGATTTTGCCGAAGCTCTGCACGCGTCTCACGAAAAGCCCATTTCACCTGAGCGTGAAGCACTGCGTGAGCTGATTCAGCTGCGCGAACACTTCGTCCAGCAGCGAGATGACAACAAGCGCCGGCTGCAGCAGGCTCAGCTTCCGGCGGTTATCGAGGTGATCAAAGACCATATTCGCTACCTGCAAATCCAAATCAAGCAGTTTGGCAAAGCCATTAATCAAAGCATGCGTAAGCTGGATGCGGAGAAGGCCGACCGACTCACGTCAGTTAAAGGGATCGGCACTGTGGCGACTGCTAGTTTGTTGGTTTACCTGCCTGAACTCGGTGAGCTTGATCGCAGAGAGATCGCGGCCCTGGCGGGAATCGCCCCCTACAACGACGACAGTGGTAATCACAGCGGCAAACGTCAGATTTACGGAGGAAGAGCGCGGGTCAGACGTGCGCTTTATATGTCGTGCTGGGTTGTCATCCGCTATCACGCCGACTTCAAGGCCCGGTATGAAGCACTTCGAGAGCGAGGCAAGAGCGCGAAAGTCGCGCTCATCGCCTGCATGCGAATATTGCTAATCAGACTGAATGCCATGCTTCGAGACGGCACTGAGTGGCGGTGA
- a CDS encoding aldehyde dehydrogenase (NADP(+)): MNQILGHNYIGGTRSAAGQTRLQSLDASTGEALPGDFIQATAEEVDAAAKAAAAAYPAYRSLSAVRRAEFLEAIADELDALGDEFVAVVCRETALPAARIQGERGRTSGQMRLFAKVLRRGDFYGARIDRALPERQPLPRPDLRQYRIGLGPVAVFGASNFPLAFSTAGGDTASALAAGCPVVFKAHSGHMATAEWVADAIIRAAEKTAMPAGVFNMIYGGGVGEWLVKHPAIQAVGFTGSLRGGRALCDMAAARPQPIPVFAEMSSINPVIVLPEALATRADSIARDLTASVVMGCGQFCTNPGLVIGIRSPQFTAFTQQVAALIGDQAPQTMLNAGTLQSYGKGLQKLLAHPGIEHLAGRAQQGNQAQPQLFKADASLLIEGDEALQEEVFGPTTVFVEVADQAQLSAALNGLHGQLTATMIGEPDDFQRFSELTPLLEQKVGRILLNGYPTGVEVCDSMVHGGPYPATSDARGTSVGTLAIDRFLRPVCFQNYPDNLLPEPLKNANPLGIQRLVDGVPGREAL, translated from the coding sequence ATGAACCAGATCCTTGGTCACAACTACATCGGTGGGACGCGCAGCGCGGCCGGCCAGACGCGTTTGCAGAGCCTCGATGCCAGCACTGGCGAAGCCTTGCCGGGTGATTTCATCCAGGCCACGGCTGAAGAGGTCGACGCAGCCGCCAAGGCGGCCGCCGCGGCTTATCCAGCCTACCGCAGCCTGAGCGCGGTGCGCCGGGCCGAGTTCCTCGAGGCCATTGCCGATGAGCTGGACGCCTTGGGCGATGAGTTCGTCGCCGTGGTCTGCCGTGAAACCGCGTTGCCTGCTGCTCGGATCCAGGGTGAGCGGGGTCGTACCAGCGGGCAGATGCGCCTGTTCGCCAAAGTCCTGCGCCGTGGTGATTTCTACGGTGCGCGTATCGACCGCGCCCTGCCGGAGCGCCAACCGCTGCCGCGCCCGGACCTGCGTCAGTACCGCATCGGCCTGGGCCCGGTGGCAGTGTTCGGCGCCAGCAACTTCCCGTTGGCCTTTTCCACGGCCGGTGGTGACACCGCGTCGGCTCTGGCGGCTGGCTGCCCGGTGGTGTTCAAGGCCCATAGCGGCCACATGGCGACCGCAGAGTGGGTGGCCGATGCAATCATCCGTGCCGCCGAAAAAACCGCGATGCCGGCCGGTGTCTTCAACATGATCTACGGCGGTGGTGTCGGCGAGTGGCTGGTCAAGCATCCGGCGATCCAGGCCGTGGGTTTCACCGGTTCCCTTCGGGGCGGGCGTGCCCTGTGCGACATGGCCGCCGCGCGTCCGCAGCCGATCCCGGTGTTTGCCGAGATGTCGAGCATCAACCCGGTGATTGTCCTGCCTGAAGCGCTGGCGACCCGCGCCGACAGTATTGCTCGCGACCTGACCGCCTCGGTGGTGATGGGCTGTGGCCAGTTCTGCACCAACCCGGGCCTGGTGATCGGCATCCGCTCGCCGCAGTTCACTGCATTTACCCAGCAGGTCGCCGCGCTGATCGGTGACCAGGCGCCACAAACCATGCTCAATGCCGGCACCTTGCAGAGTTACGGCAAGGGCTTGCAGAAGTTGCTGGCCCACCCGGGCATCGAGCACCTGGCCGGGCGCGCACAGCAGGGCAACCAGGCCCAGCCGCAGCTGTTCAAGGCCGACGCCAGCCTGTTGATCGAAGGGGACGAGGCGTTGCAGGAAGAGGTGTTTGGCCCGACCACCGTGTTCGTCGAAGTGGCCGACCAGGCGCAGCTCAGCGCCGCATTGAACGGCCTGCACGGTCAACTCACCGCGACCATGATCGGCGAGCCGGATGATTTCCAGCGGTTCAGCGAATTGACGCCGCTGCTGGAGCAGAAAGTCGGCCGGATCCTGCTCAACGGTTACCCGACGGGTGTCGAGGTGTGTGATTCGATGGTTCACGGCGGCCCTTATCCAGCCACCTCCGATGCCCGTGGCACGTCGGTGGGCACCCTGGCCATCGACCGCTTCCTGCGGCCGGTGTGCTTCCAGAACTACCCCGACAACCTGCTGCCGGAACCGCTGAAGAATGCCAATCCGCTGGGAATCCAGCGCCTGGTGGACGGGGTACCGGGCCGCGAGGCGCTCTGA
- the araD1 gene encoding AraD1 family protein — MRLVQFELDNGERRVGVVDGDRVREVQCATTVRELALAAIEAGVKLEQQVNGLGFGAEHDYPRLLAELRILPPLDHPDPAHLLVSGTGLTHLGSASARDKMHQQAGDETAMTDTMRIFKWGVEGGKPQAGQAGVQPEWFYKGDGGIVVRPGHPFPLPPFAEDAGEEPEISGLYVIGLDGKPYRLGFAVGNEFSDHVMERKNYLYLAHSKLRSCSFGPELRVGELPQHLSGTSRILRNGEVLWQNEFLSGEANMCHSLENLEFHHFKYSQFLRPGDVHVHFFGTATLSFADGIRTQPGDVFEISQAEFGAPLVNGIAPVDAVFNPGTIGTL; from the coding sequence ATGCGTTTAGTTCAGTTCGAATTGGATAACGGTGAGCGCCGCGTCGGTGTGGTCGACGGCGACCGGGTGCGGGAAGTGCAGTGCGCGACGACCGTGCGTGAGCTGGCGCTGGCGGCCATCGAGGCGGGTGTGAAGCTGGAGCAGCAGGTCAATGGCCTCGGGTTCGGTGCCGAGCATGATTACCCGCGGTTGCTCGCCGAGCTGCGTATCCTGCCGCCACTGGATCACCCGGACCCGGCGCACCTGCTGGTCAGCGGCACCGGCCTGACCCACCTGGGCAGCGCCTCGGCCCGGGACAAGATGCACCAGCAGGCCGGCGATGAAACCGCCATGACCGACACCATGCGCATCTTCAAGTGGGGGGTCGAGGGCGGCAAGCCCCAGGCCGGTCAGGCCGGCGTGCAACCGGAGTGGTTCTACAAGGGCGACGGCGGCATCGTCGTCCGTCCGGGTCATCCGTTCCCGTTGCCGCCGTTCGCCGAAGACGCCGGCGAAGAGCCGGAAATCAGCGGCCTGTACGTCATCGGCCTCGACGGCAAGCCTTATCGCCTGGGTTTCGCGGTGGGCAACGAGTTTTCCGATCACGTGATGGAGCGCAAGAATTACCTGTACCTGGCCCATTCGAAACTGCGCAGTTGCAGTTTTGGTCCGGAACTTCGTGTCGGTGAATTGCCTCAACATCTATCCGGAACCAGTCGTATCCTGCGCAACGGCGAAGTGCTGTGGCAGAACGAATTCCTCAGCGGCGAGGCCAACATGTGCCACAGCCTCGAGAACCTGGAATTCCACCATTTCAAGTACAGTCAGTTCCTGCGTCCGGGGGATGTGCACGTTCACTTCTTCGGCACCGCGACCCTGTCGTTCGCCGATGGCATCCGTACCCAGCCGGGGGACGTGTTCGAAATCAGCCAGGCCGAATTCGGCGCGCCGCTGGTCAACGGCATTGCCCCGGTGGACGCGGTGTTCAACCCGGGTACTATCGGCACACTTTAA
- a CDS encoding MFS transporter gives MSQELRLIRRITLKLIPFLILLYLIAYVDRSAVGFAKLHMGADLGIGDAAYGLGAGLFFIGYFLLEIPSNLMLERFGARRWFARIMITWGAITIGMAFVQGPHSFYVMRFLLGAAEAGFFPGVLYYITQWFPVRHRGKILGLFILSQPIAMLITGPVSGGLLGMDGVLGLHGWQWLFIVIGLPAMLLTWPVLRYLPDGPQQVKWMDQAEKDWLTDELKKDLQEYGQTRHGNPLHALKDKRVLLLALFYLPVTLSIYGLGLWLPTLIKQFGGSDLVTGFVSSVPYIFGIIGLLVIPRSSDRLNDRYGHLAVLYVLGAIGLFLSAWLSVPVLQLAALCLVAFALFSCTAVFWTLPGRFFAGASAAAGIALINSVGNLGGYIGPFVIGALKEYTGNLASGLYFLSCVMVFGLVLTGVVYRLLERKHVLPADQFAASARGATRI, from the coding sequence ATGAGCCAGGAATTGCGGCTTATCCGTCGCATCACGCTTAAACTGATTCCCTTCCTGATCCTGCTGTACCTGATCGCCTATGTAGACCGCTCTGCCGTGGGCTTCGCCAAGCTGCACATGGGCGCCGACCTGGGTATCGGCGATGCCGCCTACGGCCTTGGCGCAGGGCTGTTTTTCATCGGTTATTTCCTGTTGGAGATTCCCAGCAACCTGATGCTCGAACGTTTCGGTGCCCGGCGCTGGTTCGCCCGGATCATGATCACCTGGGGCGCCATCACCATCGGCATGGCGTTTGTGCAGGGCCCCCACAGCTTCTATGTGATGCGCTTTTTGCTCGGCGCGGCCGAAGCCGGTTTCTTCCCCGGCGTGCTGTATTACATCACCCAATGGTTCCCGGTTCGCCATCGCGGCAAGATCCTGGGCCTGTTCATTCTTTCCCAACCCATCGCCATGCTGATCACCGGTCCCGTGTCTGGCGGCTTGCTGGGCATGGACGGTGTACTGGGCCTGCACGGCTGGCAGTGGTTGTTCATTGTCATCGGCCTGCCGGCGATGCTGCTGACCTGGCCGGTGCTGCGCTACCTGCCGGATGGCCCGCAACAGGTGAAGTGGATGGATCAGGCCGAGAAGGACTGGCTGACCGATGAACTGAAAAAGGATCTGCAGGAATACGGCCAGACCCGCCACGGTAATCCGCTGCATGCCCTGAAGGACAAGCGGGTCCTGTTGCTGGCGCTGTTCTACCTGCCGGTGACCCTGAGTATCTATGGCCTGGGCCTGTGGTTGCCGACGCTGATCAAGCAGTTCGGCGGCAGCGACCTGGTGACCGGTTTCGTGTCTTCGGTGCCCTATATTTTCGGCATCATCGGCTTGTTGGTCATTCCCCGCAGCTCCGACCGCTTGAATGACCGCTACGGCCACCTGGCCGTGCTCTATGTCTTGGGCGCCATTGGGCTGTTCCTCAGCGCGTGGCTGTCGGTACCGGTGCTGCAACTGGCGGCGCTGTGCCTGGTGGCGTTTGCACTGTTTTCCTGCACGGCGGTGTTCTGGACCTTGCCGGGACGCTTCTTTGCCGGCGCCAGTGCGGCGGCGGGCATCGCGTTGATCAACTCGGTGGGTAACCTGGGTGGCTACATCGGGCCGTTCGTGATCGGTGCGCTGAAGGAATACACCGGCAACCTGGCCTCGGGGCTGTATTTCCTGTCCTGTGTGATGGTGTTCGGCCTGGTGTTGACCGGCGTTGTGTATCGCCTGCTGGAGCGCAAGCATGTGCTGCCGGCGGATCAGTTCGCGGCCAGTGCGCGGGGGGCGACGCGCATCTGA
- a CDS encoding IlvD/Edd family dehydratase yields MSDKKPSLRSAQWFGTADKNGFMYRSWMKNQGIADHQFHGKPIIGICNTWSELTPCNAHFRQIAEHVKRGVIEAGGFPVEFPVFSNGESNLRPTAMLTRNLASMDVEEAIRGNPIDGVVLLTGCDKTTPALLMGAASCDVPAIVVTGGPMLNGKHKGQDIGSGTVVWQLSEQVKAGTITLDDFLAAEGGMSRSAGTCNTMGTASTMACMAEALGTSLPHNAAIPAVDARRYVLAHMSGMRAVEMVREDLRLSKILTKEAFENAIRVNAAIGGSTNAVIHLKAIAGRIGVQLDLDDWTRIGRGMPTIVDLQPSGRFLMEEFYYAGGLPAVLRRLGEANLIPHPDALTVNGKSLGENTKEAPIYGQDEVIRTLDNPIRADGGICVLRGNLAPLGAVLKPSAATPELMQHRGRAVVFENFDEYKARINDPELDVDADSILVMKNCGPKGYPGMAEVGNMGLPAKLLAQGVTDMVRISDARMSGTAYGTVVLHVAPEAAAGGPLAAVKEGDFIELDCASGRLHLDISDAELAARLADLTPPQQLLVGGYRQLYIDHVLQADQGCDFDFLVGCRGAEVPRHSH; encoded by the coding sequence ATGTCTGATAAAAAGCCCTCCCTGCGCTCGGCCCAATGGTTTGGAACCGCCGACAAAAATGGCTTCATGTACCGCAGCTGGATGAAAAATCAGGGCATCGCCGACCATCAGTTCCATGGCAAGCCGATCATCGGTATCTGCAACACCTGGTCAGAGCTGACCCCGTGCAATGCGCATTTCCGGCAGATCGCCGAGCACGTCAAGCGCGGAGTGATCGAAGCCGGGGGCTTCCCGGTGGAATTCCCGGTGTTTTCCAACGGTGAATCGAACCTGCGCCCTACCGCCATGCTGACCCGCAACCTGGCGAGCATGGACGTGGAAGAGGCCATTCGCGGCAACCCGATCGACGGCGTGGTGCTGCTCACCGGCTGCGACAAGACCACCCCCGCCCTGCTGATGGGCGCCGCCAGCTGTGACGTACCGGCCATCGTCGTCACCGGTGGCCCGATGCTCAACGGCAAGCACAAGGGCCAGGACATCGGTTCGGGCACGGTGGTCTGGCAATTGAGCGAACAGGTGAAGGCCGGCACCATCACCCTCGACGATTTCCTCGCGGCCGAGGGCGGCATGTCCCGCTCGGCCGGTACCTGCAACACCATGGGGACCGCCTCGACGATGGCCTGCATGGCCGAAGCCCTCGGCACGTCGCTGCCCCATAACGCCGCGATTCCGGCCGTGGATGCGCGTCGCTATGTCCTGGCCCATATGTCCGGCATGCGCGCCGTGGAAATGGTTCGTGAAGACTTGCGGCTGTCGAAGATCCTGACCAAGGAAGCTTTTGAAAACGCCATCCGCGTCAATGCGGCCATCGGTGGCTCCACCAACGCGGTGATCCATCTCAAAGCCATCGCCGGGCGTATCGGCGTGCAACTGGACCTGGACGACTGGACCCGCATCGGTCGTGGCATGCCGACCATCGTCGACCTGCAACCGTCCGGACGCTTCCTGATGGAAGAGTTCTACTACGCCGGTGGCCTGCCCGCCGTGCTACGTCGCCTCGGTGAAGCCAACCTGATCCCCCACCCGGACGCCCTGACCGTCAACGGCAAAAGCCTCGGCGAAAACACCAAGGAAGCCCCGATCTACGGTCAGGACGAAGTCATCCGCACCCTGGACAACCCGATCCGCGCCGATGGCGGTATCTGCGTACTGCGCGGCAATCTGGCGCCATTGGGAGCGGTGCTCAAACCCTCCGCCGCCACCCCCGAGCTGATGCAGCATCGCGGTCGCGCGGTGGTGTTCGAGAACTTCGACGAGTACAAGGCGCGGATCAACGACCCGGAACTGGATGTGGATGCCGACTCGATCCTGGTCATGAAGAACTGCGGGCCCAAGGGTTACCCAGGCATGGCCGAAGTGGGCAACATGGGCTTGCCGGCCAAGCTGCTGGCCCAGGGCGTGACCGACATGGTGCGAATTTCCGATGCACGCATGAGCGGCACCGCCTATGGCACCGTGGTGCTGCACGTGGCACCAGAGGCCGCGGCCGGCGGTCCTCTTGCAGCGGTCAAGGAAGGTGATTTCATCGAGCTGGATTGCGCCAGCGGCCGGCTGCACCTGGACATTTCCGATGCCGAACTGGCCGCGCGCCTGGCCGACCTGACCCCGCCCCAGCAACTGCTGGTGGGCGGCTACCGTCAGCTGTACATAGACCATGTACTGCAAGCGGACCAGGGCTGCGATTTCGACTTCCTGGTGGGCTGCCGCGGCGCCGAGGTGCCGCGACACTCCCATTGA
- a CDS encoding FadR/GntR family transcriptional regulator — MDYRKPSDRKSMHARIVQELGMQIVSGRFKPDDKLPAEALLCEEYAVSRPVLREATRVLVAKGLVYSRPRVGTVVKARREWHMLDPDVLHWLMQSSPQNEFFGLLTSVRSIIEPAAAALAAQFATDADIASIREAYERMDAAPTPEALLQPDLDFHSRIADATHNDLLANLCNMLSVAIAEALKHSNQRPNLHELAMPRHKAILTAIENRDALGARHATLVQLDDARSALNVVLGNDHS; from the coding sequence ATGGATTACCGCAAACCCTCCGACCGCAAAAGCATGCACGCACGCATCGTCCAGGAACTGGGCATGCAGATCGTGTCCGGACGCTTCAAGCCCGACGACAAATTGCCCGCCGAAGCCTTGCTGTGCGAGGAATACGCCGTGAGCCGTCCGGTACTGCGTGAAGCCACGCGGGTATTGGTCGCCAAGGGCCTGGTGTATTCGCGGCCGCGAGTGGGCACGGTGGTCAAGGCCCGGCGTGAATGGCACATGCTTGACCCGGACGTGCTGCACTGGCTGATGCAGAGCAGCCCGCAGAACGAATTCTTCGGGTTGCTCACCAGCGTGCGCAGCATCATCGAACCGGCCGCCGCCGCCCTGGCCGCACAGTTCGCCACCGACGCCGACATCGCATCCATCCGCGAAGCCTACGAGCGCATGGACGCGGCACCGACGCCCGAAGCCCTGCTGCAACCGGACCTGGATTTCCATAGCCGGATCGCCGACGCCACCCACAACGACCTGCTCGCCAACCTGTGCAACATGTTGTCGGTGGCCATCGCCGAAGCGCTCAAGCACTCCAACCAGCGACCCAACCTGCATGAACTGGCGATGCCACGGCACAAGGCGATCCTCACCGCCATCGAGAACCGTGACGCCCTCGGCGCCCGCCATGCGACGCTGGTGCAACTGGATGATGCCCGCAGTGCACTGAACGTGGTGCTGGGCAACGACCACAGCTGA
- a CDS encoding dermonecrotic toxin domain-containing protein: MTAPSSAGSIPALAQSVSLQFASRPTLEQVARRMLEQAIKKRDPWLEIDLSKTQLAMPDPATRGWHFRPLMSAVLDYLASGTPPDFDPQGALDCFLSDSPPRRLWSGARGLDMQLIKKSILELAWTLPIGLEDALVRYWNEDIGSADQTAASSRWRWLSDVLRNTLSIRGLQQPGLTDTAREALDQIVRWPDRALRLCLDRQAPVYAYQLETWLTRGASRSVLVSGNILLVRVKNGSTELLLCSPGNAVQSFACLEAFNQHWGEWIASLYTVDTITCQRYEISGNVFERQAALLLEQQLADLKAVRLPARIDLPELKRLYADLSDPARSLLEAPRPSPDTSLRLGPLLPEWLKNASIVDQTTFQHYSLALASAKRRHQGQTFLGGIDDIKAFTADALLSRLRDANDSRADKLPSSRYQPDDVLLTFSVSAGYPGTIGLTEKRQMSLTELAIHNLVARPSGTFTLSHRLGQTLPAWLTPGFITRLIEQVDIGATYPRYLQQHLLGESPQAQNRQRIFAEQLPAQLMLEALKQNLNHENGMTRQGLRRLEAVLQPDAAGQQVDGRPVVIRHLGLLRKPQAQPDIVSNMFIIEAQDITSGPHLLYRPLYAPSLQEFATREALLQAIAAPGKLQESLLTWLPDAARPIYANGGFLEPHIVRFFSGDEFSVPDKPAPATLAVDDTRGELLQSLHNGELMQYLYGCNAQALVTQADRDSVSNSESRWAVLLEGGGLLFNTLLFPLLRGPAMTTVWLWNLMASAQQDIPALTGEDPVARELAAVDLLVNLTLLVSQLPSGHGPAARASVPESIKEQAMRPPAPRAIAEQWPAPAAPILLEGTVTVPDANINTGGRLDFNFVRAGGQPTPQQRARLQHLQVPRPTSPPDPIENGPFKGLYVIDSK; encoded by the coding sequence ATGACCGCCCCCTCCTCTGCCGGTTCGATCCCCGCGCTGGCCCAAAGTGTCAGCCTGCAATTCGCCAGTCGCCCGACCCTCGAACAGGTCGCCCGGCGCATGCTCGAACAAGCGATCAAGAAAAGAGACCCCTGGCTGGAGATCGACCTCTCCAAGACACAATTGGCAATGCCGGACCCAGCCACCCGCGGTTGGCATTTCCGGCCCTTGATGTCCGCGGTCCTCGATTACCTGGCCAGCGGCACGCCCCCGGACTTCGACCCACAGGGAGCACTTGACTGTTTTCTCTCCGACAGCCCGCCACGCCGCCTTTGGTCAGGCGCTCGGGGACTGGACATGCAGCTCATCAAGAAATCCATACTTGAACTGGCCTGGACACTGCCGATCGGGCTGGAAGATGCGCTGGTCCGCTACTGGAACGAGGACATCGGCAGCGCTGACCAAACCGCTGCGAGCAGCCGCTGGCGCTGGCTCAGCGACGTACTCAGGAACACATTGAGCATCCGCGGGCTGCAACAGCCCGGGCTCACGGATACGGCGCGGGAGGCCCTGGACCAGATTGTCCGTTGGCCGGACCGGGCGCTGCGCTTATGTCTCGACCGACAGGCACCTGTGTACGCCTACCAACTGGAAACCTGGCTCACCCGGGGCGCCAGCCGCAGCGTGCTGGTCAGCGGCAATATCCTCCTGGTCCGCGTCAAGAACGGCAGCACCGAACTCCTGCTGTGCAGCCCCGGCAACGCCGTGCAGTCCTTTGCCTGCCTGGAGGCCTTCAACCAGCATTGGGGCGAATGGATTGCCAGCCTGTACACCGTCGACACCATCACCTGCCAACGCTACGAGATCAGCGGCAACGTCTTCGAGCGCCAGGCGGCGCTGTTGCTGGAGCAGCAATTGGCCGACCTGAAGGCTGTGCGACTGCCCGCCCGGATCGACCTGCCGGAGCTGAAGCGCCTCTACGCCGACTTGAGCGACCCGGCCCGCTCGCTGCTGGAGGCGCCCCGACCGTCGCCCGACACCTCGTTACGCCTTGGGCCGCTGTTGCCCGAATGGCTGAAAAACGCCTCCATCGTCGACCAGACGACATTCCAGCACTACAGCCTGGCCCTGGCCAGCGCCAAAAGGCGCCACCAGGGCCAGACCTTCCTCGGCGGCATCGACGACATCAAGGCCTTTACCGCCGACGCCTTGCTCAGTCGCCTGCGGGATGCCAACGACAGCCGCGCGGACAAGCTGCCATCGAGCCGCTACCAGCCCGACGATGTGCTGCTGACGTTCAGCGTGTCCGCAGGCTATCCGGGAACCATCGGTCTGACCGAGAAACGGCAGATGAGCCTCACCGAACTGGCCATCCACAATCTCGTCGCCCGCCCCAGCGGCACTTTCACCCTCAGCCATCGCCTGGGCCAGACGCTGCCGGCCTGGCTGACGCCGGGGTTCATAACCCGGTTGATCGAACAGGTCGATATTGGCGCGACCTATCCTCGCTATTTGCAACAGCACTTACTCGGCGAATCGCCCCAGGCACAGAACCGGCAACGAATCTTCGCCGAGCAGCTCCCGGCGCAACTGATGCTCGAAGCCCTGAAGCAGAACCTGAACCACGAAAACGGCATGACCCGCCAGGGCCTGCGCCGGTTGGAAGCCGTCCTCCAGCCCGACGCGGCGGGCCAGCAGGTCGACGGTCGCCCGGTGGTCATTCGCCACCTGGGTCTGCTGCGCAAGCCCCAAGCCCAGCCCGATATCGTGAGCAACATGTTCATCATCGAAGCGCAGGACATCACTAGCGGCCCGCACCTGTTGTATCGGCCGCTCTACGCGCCCTCGCTGCAGGAGTTCGCGACACGCGAAGCATTGCTGCAGGCCATTGCCGCCCCTGGGAAACTGCAGGAAAGCCTCCTGACCTGGTTGCCCGACGCCGCACGCCCGATCTACGCCAACGGCGGATTCCTGGAACCGCATATCGTGCGGTTCTTCAGCGGTGACGAATTCAGTGTTCCCGACAAACCCGCCCCAGCCACCCTCGCCGTCGACGATACCCGCGGCGAGCTGCTGCAATCGCTGCACAACGGCGAGCTGATGCAGTACCTCTACGGTTGCAACGCCCAGGCCCTGGTCACCCAGGCCGACCGGGACTCGGTGTCCAACAGCGAGAGCCGCTGGGCGGTGTTGCTCGAAGGTGGCGGCCTGTTGTTCAACACCTTGCTGTTTCCCTTGCTGCGCGGCCCGGCCATGACCACCGTCTGGCTCTGGAACCTGATGGCCAGCGCCCAACAGGACATTCCGGCGCTGACCGGCGAGGACCCGGTGGCCCGGGAGCTTGCTGCAGTCGATCTGCTGGTCAACCTGACCCTGCTGGTGAGCCAACTGCCCTCCGGCCATGGGCCAGCGGCGCGGGCGAGCGTGCCCGAATCGATTAAGGAACAAGCCATGCGCCCCCCCGCGCCACGCGCCATTGCCGAGCAGTGGCCTGCACCGGCGGCGCCCATCCTCTTGGAGGGTACCGTGACAGTGCCTGACGCCAACATCAATACGGGTGGGCGCCTGGACTTCAATTTCGTCAGGGCCGGTGGCCAACCGACGCCGCAACAACGGGCGCGATTGCAGCATTTGCAAGTGCCACGCCCCACCTCGCCACCCGACCCCATTGAGAACGGCCCGTTCAAAGGCCTGTACGTGATCGACAGCAAATAG